Part of the bacterium genome is shown below.
GCTCGCCCGCGGGCCACGGAGCGTCCAAGGTCGAGGCGCTGCCCCGTTCCCAGCGAGCTGGCGCAAACGGTGCGGCCCAGGCGAACGCCTGAGCCAGCACCATGGCCGCACAATAGAAGTATATTCGTTTAGAAATCAACCGAGAGGGAGTAACGCATCGTATCCGTGAGCGGGTGATTCTCACCGGCCGTCAGATAGCTGAAGTCGAAACGGTATGTGCTATATTTGAGAGAAACGCCGAACGTGTACGGAAACACGCGGCCCAAATGGTCATTGTAGTAGCCGCCACGCAGGCCAACGAGTGTTGAGTACCAGTACTCCGCGCCCATGTGCCAGATCAACGACTTCGCCAGATCGCCGTCACCCCATGCCGAGAACAGCGCTTCATAGAACTCATCTGAGCGGCCAAATTCGTCACGCTTAACGAGCTCCTTGTCAAGGTCCGACAGAATGGTCAGCTTATTGAATTCCTGATCGAGAATCTTGTACGCAATTCCGAACTTGAGAGTTGTAGGCAGCGGATCGGCCTGGGCGCGGTCAATGTACGAGACTTTGGGGCCCATATTCGAAAGATTCGCGCCAACCGACAAACCCGACATAAACGGCGCCTTGTAGAGCATACCGAGGTCGGCCGCAATAGCCGTGGCCGTACCCTTACCGGCTTCCGCACCGGCGCCGGTCGGGGACAGATTACTGTAAGCGAGCTTCAAACCGACGCCCATAGAGAGGTTCTCATTCACGAGCGCACCGTAACTGCCGGTGATAGCCAGTTCGTACGATGAAAACGTGCCCAGCTCACGGCCAGTCACGTCCGTACGAACGGTCTCGCCGAGATTCAAGAAGACGAGATTTGCGCCGAACGTACCCCACTCGGGAACTTCGTACGTTCCGCTGACGAACGCGTAATAGAGATCCGACAGATTGAACTGCGGAAGCCACCGCGAGTACATCATCGTCACTT
Proteins encoded:
- a CDS encoding PorV/PorQ family protein, which produces MKRWMIALSITAAMMAVPVQAASVSQATLLFLKIAPGARPAGMGESFVALADDATATWWNPAGLAFQRGNEVTMMYSRWLPQFNLSDLYYAFVSGTYEVPEWGTFGANLVFLNLGETVRTDVTGRELGTFSSYELAITGSYGALVNENLSMGVGLKLAYSNLSPTGAGAEAGKGTATAIAADLGMLYKAPFMSGLSVGANLSNMGPKVSYIDRAQADPLPTTLKFGIAYKILDQEFNKLTILSDLDKELVKRDEFGRSDEFYEALFSAWGDGDLAKSLIWHMGAEYWYSTLVGLRGGYYNDHLGRVFPYTFGVSLKYSTYRFDFSYLTAGENHPLTDTMRYSLSVDF